The window TGATCAACGGATGGCCCGGCGCGATGCGCCCCTGAACTCGCCGGTGGTATTCGGGGAAGTGCTCGGAGAGCGTCACCAGCTGAGCGACGAGCGGCGGTCCGACCAGAATCACGAATCCGGCGACGGTAACGACCGTCAGGACCGCGACGATGACGACGGCCATGCCACGCTTCACTCCGCGTCTCTCGAGGCGGGAGACGAGCGGCGCGATCGAGATGGCGAGC of the Candidatus Binatia bacterium genome contains:
- a CDS encoding AI-2E family transporter — translated: MVELHVPVSTIVKVLVTAVVVWAVLKLIPEFLFFLLALLLAISIAPLVSRLERRGVKRGMAVVIVAVLTVVTVAGFVILVGPPLVAQLVTLSEHFPEYHRRVQGRIAPGHPLI